The following DNA comes from Candidatus Binatia bacterium.
CGGAAGAGTTCTACGACATGAGCTTTCTGAAAAGAATCGAGCAGAGCGGCTTTCTGAATTCGCTCGGCGCGAAAAAATAGCAGGCAAAGAGGGAAGCCATGACTAAAAGACTCGGAAATAAACTGCTTTCGCTGCTCATTCCATGGTTCGCGGTCTTGTTATGTTGCAGCGTGAGCCCGGCGCAGGACAAGGAGCTAAAAAAGATCCGCTGGGGCGTGACGTCGATCTCGGCGTCGAACTGGATTCCGTGGATCGCCAAGGAAGCGAAGATCTACGATAAAAACGGCCTCGATGTCGAGCTGATCCTGCTCAGAGGATCGGGCCAAACTTCGCAGGCGATTATCAGCGGAAGCATCTTTGCCGCGCCCGTCACCTTGGCGACCGTCATGCTTGCGAACCTGGGCGGGGCGGACCTCACCACCGTCGCCCACACCGTCCCCGGCGTGCAGAGCAAACTCCTGGTGCGGCAGGAGATCAAGCGGCCCGAAGACCTGAAGGGAAAAAAGCTCGCCACCTCCGGGCTGGGCTCGCTGGGGGATTTTCTCAATCGCTACATCGTAAAAAAATACGGCCTGGACCCGAATCGAGACATCGTATGGCTTTCGGTCGGGACTCCGCCGGAACGGCTGCAGGCGCTGGTGTCGGGTGGGGTCGAGGCTGCGGATCTTTCTCACCCATCCGACGTGCAGGGAGAGCGTCTCGGGTTTCGAGTTTTATGGGACGCGCGGCAAGAGGTGAGTTATCCGTCCATGTCCGTTGTGACGCGGCGGAAGCACGTTCAAGAAGACCGCGATACGGTCACGCGGATGGTCAAATCCCACGTGGAGGCGATCCATTACTTCAAGACCCATCGAGATTTCAGCCTGAAGGTGTTGAGCAAGCACCTGAGAACGAATGACCGTGAGATTTTGGAAGGCTCCTACGAGATCTACCGGCAGGACTTCATTTCAGTTCCCTATCCCATCACGCAGGGGCTGCAAGCGACTTACGAATATGTGGCGCAGAGGAGGCCGGAGATCTTGAGCCACAAGCCGGACGAGTTTATGGACCCGAGCTTTGTCGCGGAGCTGGACAAGGGCGGCTTTATCAAGCGGCTGTCCGGCCAGCGTTAGCAGACAGAATGCGCTCGGCCATAGGCAAGAGTAGAAACAAATCAAGACGAACGACCGGGACCTGATTACGGAAGCGCGCTAGCCAAGAAAAAGAGGCTCCCGTTCGGGAGCCTCTTTTTGTAGTCCATCGAGATGAACGGCGGATTAGATCCTTGCCTTCAAGATCCCTTTGATCGGCGCGACGCCGGGAATCTCCCATTCATCCCACATCTCATCGACCATCTTTTGGATGTGGGTAAAGTGCTCTTCTTTAAGGTGATCGAAGCGGCCCTGTTTGGTGAGAAAGTCTTTCACAGGGATTCTTCCCTTGCCCGTCTTGCGAGCGTCCCAAGTGTAGATGACGTTGCCCTCGACGATCTCGTAGAGCGGATAGAGGCCGGATTTGATTCCAAACTCGCCGAGCTCGTTCGAGTAGCGCGGGTGATAGTCCCAGCCCTTCGGGCATGGATCGTAGGTATGGATAAAGGTCGGCCCGCCGATGCTGAGCGCTTTCCGCACCTTGTTCAGATAATCCGTCGGCGGAAAGGTGGCGCAGGCGGTGGCGACGTAGCGGCAGGTCGGATGGCCGACGGCGAGCATTCCAGCGACGTTCTTCTTCCAGCGCCGCTGCATGATCGGGTGCTTCGTCCCCGGCGGCGTGAAGGTCGTCTGCGCACCATAGGTCGTCAGGCCCGTCGCTTGGATATCGGTGTTGGCGGCGGACTCGTTGTCGTACATGATGATCAGCAAGTCATAGTCGCTCTGGAGCGCGGCGGAAATTCCGCCGATTCCCATATCGCCGGCGCCGAGATCGCCGGAGAAGTTGATGACGTTGATCTTCTCGTCTTTGATCTTCCCTTTGCGCTTGAGCGCCCTGAGGCCCGCGGCCATGCCCACGGCGGAGGAGCCGCCGGCGCCGAGTTGCGTGTGCATCCACGGCACGATCCACGGCGTGGTCAAGTACGAAGTGTTGGCCACGTACATGCAACCGGTCGCTCCCGTGACCACCGTGCGCGAACCCGCGACCTTGATGAAGCCGCGCATCGTCGTTGCCGACTCGCAGCCCTGGCAGGTGCGGTGGCCGGAGGTATACAGCTCCTCCAGCGGTATTTTGTGAACGCCTTTGATCTTCTCGTAGTCGATGGTCGGTGCTGTTGACATATTCACCTCCTATTTACTCTCTCAGGCCGATCCAGGTTACGAAGCCGTCCATGGAATCCTTCTTCGCCGCCTGCTGAGTTATATCATACATCTTCTGCGCGTCCGCGATCGAGAGGTCGCGTCCGCCCAGGCCGCCCATGAAATTAGCGATCGCCGGACGTTGCTTAGCCGGGTAGAGACAGGAGCGAATCTCGTGCATCAGGATGCCGCCGTTGTCCGGCGAGCCGTGGGCGAAGTCGCGGTCAACGACGCCGACCGCTTTGAAACGGCTCAGACAATCTCTCAGCTCCACGGTTGGGAAAGGCCGGAACCAGCGCAGGTTCACGTAACCCACTTTTTGTCCCTTCTCGCGCAGCCTTTTCACCGCCGTGCGCGCCGGAGCCGCCACCGTTCCGACGCCGATCAGGACCGTTTCCGCGTCGTCGGTCATGAACTCTTCGAAGTAGTACGGCTCGGTGTACCGGCTGCCGAAGACGTTGTTGAACTCTTTGTAAGCGTCTTTGATCACGCCGCGCGCCCGTTTGGCGGCCTCCCAGTTCTGACGTCTCAGCTCCATGACCCAGTCCTCGTTGATCTGCGGCGCGACGGAGATCGGATTGTCGGGATGGAGCCGGCGCTCGGCGAGATCGTATTGCGGGAGAAATTGTTTTGCCGCTGCTACGGACGGGATCTTCACCATGTGCTGGGAGTGGGTGAGAAAGGCGCCGTCCATCGCCAACCCCATCGGCATTCTGACTTTCTTGTCTTCCGCGATGCGATAGCCGATCAGCACGTGCTCGAGCGCTTCCTGCGGCGTCGTCACCCAGCAGAGAAGCCAGCCCATGTCGCGGACCGCCATCGCATCGTTGTGCTCGACGCCGAAGGCGCCCGGATCGTCCAGAGCGCGGTTGCCCACCACGAAAAGGGGCGGGAGACGGTCGGTCGCGGTAACGACCAGCGCTTCCATACCGTACATCCAACCCGTGCCGCTCGATCCGCCGAAGGCGCGCGCGTTCACCGAGCTGGCGTGCTTGACGATCTCGAACTGGGAGTGCTCGCTGTCCGCGATAATGTACTCGGCGTCGAATTGACCGTCGGCGATCAGCTTCGAGAGCGCGTCCATCACCTCGGTATAGGGACGGATCGGATAAGCGGCGATCACGTCCACGTCCGCCAGGCGCACGCCCTGCGCGACGGCCTGGCAGCCGTTTAAAAGGTCTTCACGTTCGTAGACACCTGATTGATCTGATTTAGCTTGTGCGACTGCGACACTC
Coding sequences within:
- a CDS encoding ABC transporter substrate-binding protein, translating into MTKRLGNKLLSLLIPWFAVLLCCSVSPAQDKELKKIRWGVTSISASNWIPWIAKEAKIYDKNGLDVELILLRGSGQTSQAIISGSIFAAPVTLATVMLANLGGADLTTVAHTVPGVQSKLLVRQEIKRPEDLKGKKLATSGLGSLGDFLNRYIVKKYGLDPNRDIVWLSVGTPPERLQALVSGGVEAADLSHPSDVQGERLGFRVLWDARQEVSYPSMSVVTRRKHVQEDRDTVTRMVKSHVEAIHYFKTHRDFSLKVLSKHLRTNDREILEGSYEIYRQDFISVPYPITQGLQATYEYVAQRRPEILSHKPDEFMDPSFVAELDKGGFIKRLSGQR
- a CDS encoding thiamine pyrophosphate-dependent enzyme, translated to MSTAPTIDYEKIKGVHKIPLEELYTSGHRTCQGCESATTMRGFIKVAGSRTVVTGATGCMYVANTSYLTTPWIVPWMHTQLGAGGSSAVGMAAGLRALKRKGKIKDEKINVINFSGDLGAGDMGIGGISAALQSDYDLLIIMYDNESAANTDIQATGLTTYGAQTTFTPPGTKHPIMQRRWKKNVAGMLAVGHPTCRYVATACATFPPTDYLNKVRKALSIGGPTFIHTYDPCPKGWDYHPRYSNELGEFGIKSGLYPLYEIVEGNVIYTWDARKTGKGRIPVKDFLTKQGRFDHLKEEHFTHIQKMVDEMWDEWEIPGVAPIKGILKARI
- a CDS encoding pyruvate ferredoxin oxidoreductase, translated to MSVAVAQAKSDQSGVYEREDLLNGCQAVAQGVRLADVDVIAAYPIRPYTEVMDALSKLIADGQFDAEYIIADSEHSQFEIVKHASSVNARAFGGSSGTGWMYGMEALVVTATDRLPPLFVVGNRALDDPGAFGVEHNDAMAVRDMGWLLCWVTTPQEALEHVLIGYRIAEDKKVRMPMGLAMDGAFLTHSQHMVKIPSVAAAKQFLPQYDLAERRLHPDNPISVAPQINEDWVMELRRQNWEAAKRARGVIKDAYKEFNNVFGSRYTEPYYFEEFMTDDAETVLIGVGTVAAPARTAVKRLREKGQKVGYVNLRWFRPFPTVELRDCLSRFKAVGVVDRDFAHGSPDNGGILMHEIRSCLYPAKQRPAIANFMGGLGGRDLSIADAQKMYDITQQAAKKDSMDGFVTWIGLRE